One stretch of Bombus vancouverensis nearcticus chromosome 16, iyBomVanc1_principal, whole genome shotgun sequence DNA includes these proteins:
- the Ost48 gene encoding dolichyl-diphosphooligosaccharide--protein glycosyltransferase non-catalytic subunit Ost48, protein MRFINKFLCFVTIFGVTNAGGPTLVLLDNLAIKETHSIFFKTLQDSGYTLTFKLADDANLQLSKYGEYLYQHLIIFAPSVEEFGGILSVEAITDFIDGGGNVLVAGSSQSGDALHELASECGFEIDEEGSAVIDHLNYDVSDNGYHTKIVADSVNLIDASAIVGSKNVPPLLYQGTGLIADIENPLILRLLTASSSAYSYNPQTPIKEYPHAVGKNTLLIAALQARNNARVVFSGSLYFFSDEAFTSSIQKVQGGQKYEKSGNEAVATMIARWVFKENGVIRVSTVHHHRVGESAPPAAYTIMDDVVYSIEIQKLARDKWIPYETNDLQLEFVRIDPFVRMTMKPVGDGRYEARFKIPDVYGVYQFKVDYTRIGLTHLYSTTQVSVRPLQHTQYERFIPSAFPYYISAFSMMGGVFLFSLVFLHYKEDTKPKAE, encoded by the exons GGACCTACATTGGTTTTACTCGATAATTTAGCCATAAAAGAAACACATTCCATATTTTTCAAGACTCTACAGG ATAGTGGATACACGTTAACATTTAAATTAGCAGATGATGCTAATCTACAGCTTTCCAAGTATGGAGAATATTTGTATCagcatttaataatatttgcCCCTTCTGTGGAAGAGTTTGGAGGAATATTGAGTGTTGAAGCAATAACGGACTTCATTGATGGTGGTGGTAATGTCTTGGTTGCTGGTTCATCTCAGTCAGGAGATGCTCTTCATGAATTAGCTTCAGAATGTGGTTTTGAAATTGATGAAGAAGGTTCTGCGGTCATTGATCATTTAAATTATGATGTTTCTGATAATGGTTACCATACAAAAATAGTAGCAGACTCTGTCAATTTAATAGATGCTTCTGCAATTGTTGGAAGTAAAAACGTACCACCTTTACTCTACCAAGGAACTGGATTGATTGCAGATATAGAAAATCCTTTAATTCTACGTTTATTAACAGCATCTAGTTCAGCATACTCTTACAATCCACAGACTCCCATAAAGGAGTATCCACATGCAGTAGGCAAAAATACATTGTTGATTGCTGCTCTACAAGCAAGGAATAATGCCAGAGTAGTATTCTCTGGTTCATTGTACTTTTTTAGTGATGAAGCTTTCACCAGTTCTATTCAGAAAGTCCAAG GTGGCCAAAAATACGAGAAATCTGGAAATGAAGCCGTAGCAACGATGATCGCTCGCTGGGTGTTCAAGGAGAATGGTGTGATCCGTGTCTCCACTGTTCATCACCATAGAGTTGGAGAATCTGCACCTCCAGCAGCTTATACTATCATGGATGATGTAGTTTATTCTATCGAAATTCAGAAATTAGCAAGAGACAAATGGATCCCTTATGAAACAAATGATTTACAATTAGAATTCGTTAGAATAGATCCTTTCGTTCGTATGACCATGAAACCCGTAGGCGATGGTCGATATGAAGCGAGATTTAAAATCCCTGACGTTTACGGAGTTTATCAGTTCAAAGTAGATTATACCCGCATTGGTTTGACGCATCTGTACAGTACCACTCAAGTATCTGTTCGTCCCCTGCAACACACTCAATATGAACGCTTCATACCCAGTGCATTCCCTTATTATATAAGTGCGTTTTCAATGATGGGCGGTGTGTTCTTATTTTCTCTGGTGTTCTTACATTATAAAGAAGACACAAAACCGAAGGCTGAATAA